In Blastopirellula sediminis, the following proteins share a genomic window:
- a CDS encoding leucine-rich repeat domain-containing protein: protein MSIEPTRPQRESLLSHFAVMICALVVMCGVLAAIGWGISLAMTPAPVEAERTDQNETVARFREIGLEIGRNGEDQIQVVATRYPLLLTDQELAIVDGLPHLEVLDLRGAPITDQALVHTENLPNLRELYLGGSIITDVEQTLFRTTITDAAIPHITKLKTLRVLSLARTGITDAGIAPLSELPNLESLYLVDVQVTDDAIEDLAKLKSLKHLYLHETPITAEGVKRLQELLPGTDVQHTH, encoded by the coding sequence ATGTCGATCGAACCGACGCGCCCCCAACGAGAATCGCTCCTCTCGCATTTCGCCGTCATGATCTGCGCGCTGGTCGTGATGTGCGGCGTGCTGGCGGCGATCGGCTGGGGAATCTCGCTGGCGATGACTCCCGCGCCGGTCGAAGCGGAGCGAACTGACCAGAATGAAACGGTCGCCAGGTTTCGCGAGATCGGACTCGAGATCGGCCGTAACGGCGAAGACCAGATCCAAGTCGTCGCCACGCGATACCCGCTGCTATTGACCGACCAGGAGTTGGCGATCGTCGACGGGCTTCCTCACCTTGAAGTCCTCGATCTCCGTGGGGCGCCGATTACCGATCAAGCGCTCGTCCACACCGAAAACCTGCCGAACCTTCGCGAACTCTATCTCGGCGGCAGCATCATCACCGACGTCGAACAAACCCTCTTTCGCACCACCATCACCGACGCGGCGATTCCGCACATCACGAAGCTGAAAACCTTGCGCGTCCTCAGTCTCGCCAGAACCGGAATCACCGACGCCGGCATCGCGCCGCTTTCGGAGTTGCCGAATCTAGAATCTCTCTACCTGGTCGACGTCCAAGTAACCGACGACGCCATCGAAGACCTGGCGAAATTGAAGTCGCTCAAACATCTCTATCTGCACGAAACGCCGATCACCGCCGAAGGAGTGAAGCGTCTACAAGAGCTTTTGCCAGGCACCGACGTGCAGCACACGCACTAG
- a CDS encoding VOC family protein has protein sequence MKAELFAVEIRTAEFETMLEWYKNVLQLKVGIRQQEEGYALLVGDGYRIALLSRDDAIQGQAIVSLAIEVDDFDVWRESLNSKSVPLVAQENREGFRELKLTDPDGNRVKLFAWR, from the coding sequence ATGAAAGCGGAGCTCTTCGCCGTCGAAATTCGAACCGCGGAATTCGAGACGATGCTCGAGTGGTACAAAAACGTACTGCAGCTCAAAGTCGGCATTCGGCAGCAGGAAGAGGGATACGCTCTGCTCGTGGGCGACGGATATCGCATCGCCCTGCTCTCTCGCGATGACGCGATCCAGGGGCAAGCGATCGTCAGCCTGGCAATTGAGGTGGATGACTTCGACGTCTGGCGCGAATCCCTCAACAGCAAAAGCGTCCCGCTGGTCGCCCAGGAAAACCGGGAAGGGTTTCGCGAACTGAAGCTGACCGACCCGGATGGGAATCGGGTGAAGTTGTTCGCGTGGCGCTAA
- a CDS encoding peroxiredoxin-like family protein, producing MSARNSLEIGDAAPHVTVQTCQGEPVQLADRWRDQPLLIQFARHLGCPFCRDRAQQLKLDYAEIAKHRGDVVFITMGPHERAQQLKESMQLPFDVLVDPHRSAYQAFRVPRGGFSEIAGPRVWLPGLSAVLRSGIGTPGDDLVQLQGTFVVDETGVIRLVHTPRHSADFPQLSEVLAALDSQTAAS from the coding sequence ATGTCGGCGAGAAACAGCTTGGAGATTGGAGACGCGGCGCCGCATGTGACGGTGCAAACATGTCAGGGAGAGCCGGTCCAGTTGGCCGATCGTTGGCGCGACCAGCCCCTGTTGATTCAATTCGCGCGGCATCTCGGCTGTCCTTTTTGCCGCGATCGAGCGCAACAGCTGAAGCTCGATTACGCCGAGATCGCCAAACATCGGGGCGACGTCGTCTTCATCACGATGGGGCCGCACGAACGAGCGCAACAGCTGAAAGAAAGCATGCAGCTGCCGTTTGACGTGCTGGTTGATCCGCATCGCTCGGCCTATCAGGCGTTTCGCGTTCCGCGGGGAGGCTTCTCGGAGATCGCCGGACCGCGGGTTTGGCTACCGGGGCTGAGCGCCGTGCTGCGGAGCGGGATTGGTACGCCGGGGGATGACCTGGTGCAACTGCAAGGGACGTTCGTCGTTGACGAAACAGGGGTGATCCGGCTCGTCCATACTCCGCGACACTCGGCCGATTTTCCCCAGCTGTCGGAGGTTTTGGCGGCGCTCGACTCACAAACGGCGGCGTCATGA
- a CDS encoding RNA polymerase sigma factor translates to MSEQPTDLTNAASQATRLIQTHQTGVWRYLRSLGCDDHEAEDLTQETFLRVLQKPFDDFDRTATAAYLRRVAHNLLIDLRRRQKRLIVTDEVEKIDAFWQQVTATDQGEEVLAVLQECLASLTARAQTALRMRFESRKSRQEIADALGVGEHGAKNLMQRAKTQLRECIERKLRLEDHVSTRKS, encoded by the coding sequence ATGAGCGAACAGCCAACCGATTTGACGAACGCCGCGTCTCAGGCGACCCGCCTGATTCAGACCCACCAAACAGGGGTCTGGCGGTATTTGCGTTCGCTAGGCTGCGACGATCACGAGGCGGAAGACCTGACGCAGGAAACGTTTCTTCGAGTCCTGCAGAAACCGTTTGACGACTTTGATCGAACCGCCACCGCCGCTTACCTGCGACGGGTCGCCCACAACCTGCTGATCGATCTGAGGCGCCGTCAGAAGCGTCTGATCGTGACCGACGAAGTCGAAAAGATCGACGCGTTCTGGCAGCAAGTGACTGCGACTGATCAAGGGGAAGAGGTTCTCGCCGTCTTGCAGGAATGTTTGGCGTCGTTAACCGCCCGGGCCCAAACGGCGCTGCGAATGCGATTTGAAAGTCGCAAGTCGCGGCAAGAGATCGCAGACGCACTCGGCGTCGGCGAGCATGGAGCGAAAAACCTGATGCAACGCGCGAAGACGCAACTACGCGAATGCATCGAACGAAAATTGCGTCTTGAAGACCACGTGTCGACTCGTAAGTCATGA
- a CDS encoding DUF1549 domain-containing protein, whose amino-acid sequence MTDRDDPLIDSLLDELFQQKSPPDLTARILAKLPSQNGASHPAPISAPIYDAALQATAPVAEADVTESGVTRSELARRRTVWARRRQLAASVGMSITLLALVAFGAWVIRSNQLEQERLANEQKANPAATVEPVKVATNDKPLEPIEPAPPKTQVADNSPAPAVAPSMPKIDAPPQVAANNNPQPNKSPRPQIIAEPIPSLAKTDAQVVTEINDALAAGWKESGVKPTDEATPEEWCRRVYLRLLGRIPTVDEIKHFASQRGRDRNEKLVDEILYGEAHRAELSQYWGSRLANTLIGRAVGMNDDSDVDRTAFEKYLGESLVSGKSYDSLTRELLTASGSNKPGSADYNPAVNFLGALLDQDATLATAKTCQVFLGRQAQCSQCHNHPWDAFDQRQYWQLNAFFRQSHSVKGKDSLQVVDKDYAPPGDKPDQGFVYFERNNGVVDVAYPQFPGEQPIPPSGRVSEVNRRDYLAEYVTHSDMFAEATVNRMWQHFFGVGFTPLVDDMGTHNPPSHPELLKELSGDFAASGFDLKRLMRWMALTDAFQLSSQTSNDQIADQPYAGKPLFAHYYTRQMEAEQLYQSLEMVAQSRRTPALIADPAARHQWLGQFAREMGDDEGSVEHALDGSYAQSLEMMNGRLMENATRLDSGVLKSVINSNMSPSEKIDHLFLAALARKPNARERKSISQILTARKDEMPAALQDVWWALLNSNEFLLDH is encoded by the coding sequence ATGACCGATCGCGACGATCCACTGATCGACTCTCTGCTCGACGAGCTTTTCCAACAGAAAAGCCCGCCCGATCTGACCGCGCGCATCCTGGCCAAACTTCCGTCGCAGAACGGCGCCTCGCATCCGGCCCCCATTTCGGCCCCGATCTATGACGCCGCGCTGCAAGCGACGGCGCCGGTTGCGGAAGCGGACGTCACCGAGTCGGGCGTCACTCGCAGCGAACTCGCCCGCCGCCGCACCGTCTGGGCTCGTCGTCGCCAGTTGGCCGCTTCCGTCGGGATGTCGATCACGCTGTTGGCGCTCGTCGCCTTCGGCGCCTGGGTGATTCGTAGCAATCAGCTGGAACAAGAACGTCTGGCCAACGAACAAAAAGCCAACCCCGCGGCGACCGTCGAACCGGTCAAAGTCGCGACCAACGACAAGCCGCTCGAACCGATCGAGCCGGCTCCTCCCAAGACGCAAGTCGCTGACAACAGCCCGGCGCCGGCCGTCGCGCCGTCGATGCCGAAGATCGATGCGCCGCCGCAAGTCGCCGCCAACAACAATCCGCAGCCGAACAAGTCGCCCCGTCCGCAGATCATCGCCGAGCCGATTCCGTCGCTCGCCAAGACCGACGCCCAGGTCGTGACCGAAATCAATGACGCGCTCGCCGCCGGCTGGAAAGAGTCAGGCGTGAAGCCGACCGATGAAGCGACGCCGGAAGAATGGTGCCGCCGCGTTTATCTCCGTCTGCTCGGCCGAATTCCGACCGTCGACGAGATCAAACATTTCGCGTCGCAGCGTGGTCGCGATCGCAACGAGAAGCTGGTCGACGAAATCCTGTATGGCGAAGCGCATCGCGCTGAACTGTCGCAGTACTGGGGCTCGCGTCTGGCCAACACCTTGATCGGTCGCGCCGTTGGCATGAACGACGACAGCGATGTCGATCGCACCGCGTTTGAAAAGTATTTGGGCGAAAGCCTCGTCTCTGGGAAGTCGTACGATTCGCTTACTCGCGAACTGCTCACCGCTTCCGGCAGCAACAAACCAGGCTCCGCCGACTACAACCCGGCGGTCAACTTCCTCGGCGCGCTGCTCGACCAAGACGCGACCCTCGCCACCGCGAAGACGTGCCAGGTCTTCCTCGGCCGTCAGGCGCAATGCTCGCAATGTCACAATCATCCGTGGGATGCGTTTGATCAGCGACAATACTGGCAGCTGAACGCCTTCTTCCGTCAATCGCATTCGGTGAAGGGGAAGGATAGCCTGCAAGTCGTCGACAAGGACTATGCACCTCCGGGCGACAAGCCGGATCAAGGCTTCGTTTACTTCGAGCGCAACAACGGCGTCGTCGACGTCGCCTATCCGCAGTTCCCCGGCGAGCAACCGATTCCGCCGAGCGGACGCGTTAGCGAAGTCAATCGCCGCGACTACCTGGCCGAGTACGTCACCCACAGCGACATGTTCGCCGAAGCGACCGTCAATCGCATGTGGCAGCACTTCTTCGGCGTCGGCTTCACGCCGCTGGTCGACGACATGGGAACGCACAACCCGCCGTCGCATCCGGAACTGCTGAAGGAACTCTCAGGCGACTTCGCCGCGAGCGGTTTCGACTTGAAGCGGCTGATGCGGTGGATGGCGCTGACCGACGCTTTCCAGCTTTCGAGCCAAACTTCCAACGACCAAATCGCCGATCAACCGTATGCCGGCAAACCCCTGTTCGCGCACTACTACACGCGACAGATGGAAGCCGAGCAACTTTATCAATCGCTGGAGATGGTCGCTCAGTCGCGCCGTACGCCGGCGCTGATCGCCGATCCGGCCGCTCGTCATCAATGGCTCGGGCAATTCGCTCGCGAGATGGGCGACGACGAAGGTTCGGTCGAACACGCCCTCGACGGCTCCTACGCGCAGTCGCTCGAAATGATGAACGGCCGCTTGATGGAAAACGCGACGCGGCTTGATAGCGGCGTGCTGAAGAGCGTCATCAACAGCAACATGTCGCCCAGCGAAAAAATCGATCACCTCTTTTTAGCGGCGCTCGCGCGCAAGCCGAACGCCCGCGAACGAAAGTCGATCAGTCAGATTTTGACTGCTCGTAAAGATGAAATGCCTGCCGCGTTGCAAGACGTCTGGTGGGCGCTGTTAAACAGTAACGAGTTTTTGCTCGATCACTAA
- a CDS encoding DUF1501 domain-containing protein — protein sequence MSRRHFMKHMAGASAMVAPAMMMGQSIRAHAADLTSRGKSCIMLWMGGGPSTMDIWDLKPGQTTGGPFKPISTSGDLQICEHMPKTAKVMKHLSVVRSMSTREADHNRGRYYMHTGYVPNPNIEHPGYGSVIAHELFDQRPYLEIPPFVSVGGGSVGPGFLGMTWAPFTVSSNGQVRNLKMQGMSDETLGKRLEMLKLVENGFISQRRGPAAEDHAKILNKTVNLMTSEQMKAFRVSEEPEAMKELYGTNGFGQGCLLARRLVEAGVPFIEVDLGGWDNHANIFNTLSDTKLPVMDQAMSALVTDLEQRGLLKDTTIVWMGEFSRTPRINGNTGRDHWARSWSTVVGGGGINGGIAVGKTSEDGTRVETEPYSAEDLMATVCRAMGISLETTFTSKNGRPMKIANGGKVIKELVA from the coding sequence ATGTCGCGACGTCACTTTATGAAGCATATGGCGGGCGCCTCGGCCATGGTCGCTCCGGCGATGATGATGGGTCAGTCGATCCGCGCTCATGCCGCTGATCTGACCAGCCGCGGCAAGAGCTGCATCATGCTCTGGATGGGTGGCGGTCCGAGCACCATGGACATCTGGGACCTCAAGCCGGGCCAAACGACCGGCGGTCCGTTCAAGCCGATCTCGACCTCCGGCGACCTGCAGATCTGCGAACACATGCCGAAGACCGCCAAGGTCATGAAGCACTTGTCGGTCGTTCGCTCGATGAGCACCCGCGAAGCGGACCACAACCGCGGTCGCTACTACATGCACACCGGCTACGTGCCGAACCCGAACATCGAACACCCGGGCTACGGTTCGGTCATCGCGCACGAACTGTTTGACCAACGTCCCTACCTCGAAATCCCGCCGTTCGTCTCGGTTGGCGGCGGTAGCGTTGGACCGGGCTTCTTGGGCATGACCTGGGCCCCGTTCACCGTCAGCAGCAACGGCCAGGTTCGCAACCTGAAGATGCAAGGCATGAGCGACGAAACGCTCGGCAAGCGTCTCGAGATGCTGAAGCTCGTCGAAAACGGCTTCATCAGCCAACGCCGCGGTCCGGCCGCCGAAGATCACGCCAAGATCTTGAACAAGACGGTCAACCTGATGACCAGCGAACAGATGAAGGCCTTCCGCGTCAGCGAAGAGCCGGAAGCGATGAAAGAGCTGTACGGCACCAACGGCTTCGGCCAAGGCTGCTTGCTCGCTCGTCGTCTGGTCGAAGCGGGCGTCCCCTTCATCGAAGTCGACCTCGGCGGTTGGGACAACCATGCCAACATCTTCAACACCCTTTCCGACACCAAGCTGCCGGTCATGGATCAGGCGATGTCGGCCCTGGTCACCGACCTCGAACAACGCGGTTTGCTCAAAGACACCACCATCGTCTGGATGGGCGAATTCAGCCGCACCCCGCGGATCAACGGCAACACCGGCCGTGACCACTGGGCCCGCAGCTGGAGCACCGTCGTCGGCGGCGGCGGCATCAACGGCGGCATCGCCGTTGGGAAGACCAGCGAAGATGGTACCCGCGTCGAAACCGAACCTTACTCGGCCGAAGACTTGATGGCGACCGTTTGCCGAGCGATGGGCATTTCGCTCGAAACGACCTTCACCAGCAAGAACGGCCGGCCGATGAAAATCGCCAACGGCGGTAAGGTGATCAAGGAATTGGTCGCCTAG